ATGAGTCAAAAAAAATTCTGACCACATGGGAACTTGTGCGGCTGCAATCAACTCCCTCCCACTGGCAACAATCATCAGTGAAGCTGTCTGATAGAGAGGATGTGGATTGGTAGCTTATAGAATTTAAGATTTCTTGGATAGCTCTTTTCTCTTCGGCCAAGCAACCTCTGGACCAACCGAAGTTGGAACTGATGAATAGCATGATAAGCAAAGATAAGCCCCCATAGGCGCTCAGCATTTTCATTATAGGAAGGCACATAACTTTCAGAAGAGCAATTTGAACTCCCTTCTCTGTGGGAATTCAAGCTGTTTGATGTGAGATCAAAGAAGTTGAGTCACTGAAGTGTAATTCAAGCTGTTTGGTGTGAGATCAAACAAGTTAAGTCTATGAAGTGTAGTTCAAGCTGGTTGGTGTGAGATCAGACAAGGAAAGTTGAGCCaatgaatattttttaatttttattcttattcttattattgttttgttttgtgtttTTGAAAGGTGATACCGTGTAACTAAAGCAAATCCACAGTTGCTTTCTCGGAAATTTCTTAGAGCAATTTTTCTATGTAATTGGTCTTCGTTGAAATTGATCCATGTTTTTGCGTGGAAAAAGCGGAAACATTTATTCTGCAATAATAGCATGTATATCAGATTCCAATTATTATGCAGCAAATAGACTCACTGGCAGAAAAGATTAACCCAAAAATGAGGATCGTCATTCTCTACTTAGCTTTGCTGGATTTTCTCTTATTTATCAACTGTGAAGGGTGGTGCatggaagaagaaagagaagctcTCTTACAAATAAAAATCTCAATAAACAGCCCAGTGGGAACTGCTTTCTCCAGCTGGTATGGACAAGACTGTTGCCAGTGGGAGGGTGTAGAATGCAACGTGTCAACTTCTCGTGTCATCAAGATCTTTTTCCAGCATCGCAGGATGGTGCCATATGAATCATGGTATCCAAATGCAACCTTATTCACGCAGTTTAAAGACTTGCAAGAACTCCATCTTCCAGGGAATCAAATTGGCGGATTCATATCATTCCATGGTAAACATTCtcacttatttatattttgaccATGATTCTATCTTTTTGGTTTACTAAATGCTTAGAGATGATGATGTCACTGAAACAGCCAAAAATTTGATCaatctaataatttaaaatcattgatttttttttaaaagattttaagtcgataatattcaatttttttgtgatttttttgaGATTTTTTAGTTAGATTTTAGTATATAGATAGCAGTGTCATCTCTCAATTATACCTGTTGTTTACCTCCCCTAAAAAAACCAACGTATTTATATAGATCTTTATATTTCGATTGTGTCCAGTTCTGAAAAATTCTGGCCAATTGTAGCACTAACAGCTGAGGTTAATAATTGCATTCTGACACATGCTTCTGCAAACAAAATTCTGCAGCACTTCACAAACTCAAGCATCTGGAGAAGTTGGATCTCCGTGATAATGAGATTGGGAACAGTGCTTATCTCTGCTGGGGGAATATACATACTCTTTGGTACGTCGATCTGTCATGGAATAGATTACAAGGTAATATTCCACAGTGCCTTTGTGAAAGTCTGTCTCTGACTGATCTAATTCTTTCCCACAACAAACTGGAAGGAAACCTCGATGAGTGCCTCAGCAATCTGACTTCTCTAAAACGTCTCTCTCTATCTGGTAACAGCTTCAATGGAGCATTTCCTTCATTTCTGTTTCACAATCTGACAAATATTCAGTATTTGGACATTGCGAATAATCAATTCAAAGATGtgatttctttttctatttttgccAATCTACTGAAACTCAGTCACCTTGACGTTTCATATAATCCTGATTTAGAAATTGAAACAGAGTCTCCGTCTTGGTCTCCATCTTTCAGCCTAAATTATCTTGGGTTAGGCGGGTGTAACCTCAATGAGCGAAGTGGCAGAAATATTCCAAGCTTCTTATCCACACAACATTTGGAATTTCTGGACTTGTCTTACAATTCACTTTTTGGGAGGTTTCCTTCGTGGTTGCTCTACAATGTCTCTTCAGAATTGTGGATAAGAGGCAACAATTTGAGTGGCCCATTTCCCAGAAGTCAAAGAAACATGAGCTTGCAGCTCACTACTCTAGACATCTCTGACAATAATCTATATGGGCTATTTCCTGTAGATATCAAGTCTTATTTTCCCTATCTTGAGCTCCTAAATGTCTCCCACAATGTGTTCAATGGCAGCATCCAATCTATTGGTGGGTTAAGTCAACTTCGTTATCTGGACTTGTCGGATAATAATTTGCAAGGAGGGACATCTCATGAGACATTTAGCAATTTGACATATTTGGAATATTTGAACTTGTCCAACAACAACTTGCAAGGGGAAGTGCTTCCAAGGAATTCCAGTTTGCCTAACTTGAAATGGCTACTTCTCGACAGAAATGGCTTCACAGGAACATTTCCAGACGGcctattaaaatgttcttccTTAAAAGTTGTTAGCATGAGCCACAATGAATTATCGGGTGATCTTTCCACAAGCTTTCCTGTCTTTCCTCAATTAAAAGCCCTTCTTCTAAGAGGGAACCGTTTCAAAGGGAGCATTCCCCTCCAGTTGTGCCAGATGAAACATTTGGGTATTTTAGATCTTTCAGAAAATGGCCTCTCAGGTGAGATTCCTACTTGTTTCAGCAACATTACTTCATTGGTAGAAGGAAGTTCTGGTAGCCCTGATTTCGAAATAAGTCATTCTTCGGTTTCTGTTGATTTGACGGTGAACCAGAGATCACTCACCTTTGCGGGTCGCATACTCGACTATTTTACAGCAATAGACCTTTCTTCGAACAAATTGAAGGGAACAATTCCCATCCAAGTGGGAGAGTTAAAAGGGATCAGATTTTTAAACATGTCTAATAACCTGCTCACTGGTGAAATTCCAGATTGTTTGGGTAATTTAAAGAGCGTGGAGGGTATAGATCTTTCATATAACGGTTTATCTGGTAACATACCCAGCAATCTCCAAGATTTGACCTTTCTTGGAGTTTTTGATGTTGGTCACAACAATCTGTCCGGCCTAATACCACTAGGGAGCCAATTTGGAACATTTGATGAATCCAGCTATCTGGGCAATCCCAATCTTTGTGGTCCGCCATTAAAGAAAGAATGCAATCTGCATGCAGAGAAGTCCCCAGGAAACGGCCTTTGTGACACGTCGTCACAAATCATGGAAAGCTCAATTTTGGTATTTGTGGTAGTGATACACATTTTACTTCTTTGCTGAGATTGCATAATAATTGCCATAATACTTTGTTTATTTCTGCTTCGATGACTTGTGTGTGGGAGTATCATTTTAATTAGGGGTGTTTCGATTcagttttaatttgaaaattt
This sequence is a window from Manihot esculenta cultivar AM560-2 chromosome 4, M.esculenta_v8, whole genome shotgun sequence. Protein-coding genes within it:
- the LOC110613539 gene encoding putative receptor-like protein 8, whose translation is MQQIDSLAEKINPKMRIVILYLALLDFLLFINCEGWCMEEEREALLQIKISINSPVGTAFSSWYGQDCCQWEGVECNVSTSRVIKIFFQHRRMVPYESWYPNATLFTQFKDLQELHLPGNQIGGFISFHALHKLKHLEKLDLRDNEIGNSAYLCWGNIHTLWYVDLSWNRLQGNIPQCLCESLSLTDLILSHNKLEGNLDECLSNLTSLKRLSLSGNSFNGAFPSFLFHNLTNIQYLDIANNQFKDVISFSIFANLLKLSHLDVSYNPDLEIETESPSWSPSFSLNYLGLGGCNLNERSGRNIPSFLSTQHLEFLDLSYNSLFGRFPSWLLYNVSSELWIRGNNLSGPFPRSQRNMSLQLTTLDISDNNLYGLFPVDIKSYFPYLELLNVSHNVFNGSIQSIGGLSQLRYLDLSDNNLQGGTSHETFSNLTYLEYLNLSNNNLQGEVLPRNSSLPNLKWLLLDRNGFTGTFPDGLLKCSSLKVVSMSHNELSGDLSTSFPVFPQLKALLLRGNRFKGSIPLQLCQMKHLGILDLSENGLSGEIPTCFSNITSLVEGSSGSPDFEISHSSVSVDLTVNQRSLTFAGRILDYFTAIDLSSNKLKGTIPIQVGELKGIRFLNMSNNLLTGEIPDCLGNLKSVEGIDLSYNGLSGNIPSNLQDLTFLGVFDVGHNNLSGLIPLGSQFGTFDESSYLGNPNLCGPPLKKECNLHAEKSPGNGLCDTSSQIMESSILVFVVVIHILLLC